A window of Rhodococcus sp. SGAir0479 contains these coding sequences:
- a CDS encoding Rieske 2Fe-2S domain-containing protein — MSSTDTEDQVRVIDPGTPPTRYARGWHCLGLVRDFADGKPHQVNAFGTSLVVFTGADGDVHVLDAYCRHMGGNLAQGVVKGNAIACPFHDWRWNGDGKCVEIPYARRVPPVARTRAWRTTVVSGQLFVWHDPEGNEPTAELAIPEIPTYGSPGWTDWVWNSIEVDGSHCREIVDNIVDMAHFFYVHYGMPTFFRNVFERHTATQVMRSRPRADAAGVSQSTNYSVESQSDATYYGPSYMVDKLWSGGRSPESGPNVYLINCHYPITPTSFRLQYGVVVEKPAGVPDEQADQIARAVANGVAIGFEQDVHIWKNKSRIDNPLLCEEDGPVYQLRRWYEQFYVDAEDVRPEMVNRFEYEIDTERALNSWQTEVDRNLAAGRSAFAANLTTPHGPSSAGPA; from the coding sequence GTGAGTTCCACCGACACCGAGGATCAGGTCCGCGTCATCGACCCCGGAACGCCGCCGACGCGCTACGCGCGGGGTTGGCACTGCCTGGGTCTCGTTCGTGACTTCGCTGACGGAAAACCGCATCAGGTCAATGCTTTCGGCACTTCTCTCGTCGTTTTCACCGGTGCGGACGGGGATGTCCACGTCCTCGATGCCTACTGCAGGCATATGGGGGGCAACCTGGCGCAAGGTGTGGTGAAGGGCAATGCGATCGCGTGCCCGTTCCATGACTGGCGTTGGAACGGCGACGGGAAGTGCGTCGAAATTCCCTATGCGCGAAGGGTTCCCCCGGTCGCCCGTACGCGTGCTTGGCGCACGACAGTGGTGAGTGGCCAGCTGTTCGTGTGGCACGACCCGGAGGGGAACGAACCCACCGCCGAACTCGCGATCCCCGAGATCCCCACGTACGGCTCGCCCGGATGGACGGATTGGGTGTGGAACTCGATCGAAGTCGACGGATCTCACTGCCGAGAGATCGTCGACAACATCGTCGACATGGCGCACTTCTTCTACGTGCACTACGGGATGCCGACCTTCTTCCGGAACGTGTTCGAGCGACACACCGCCACCCAGGTGATGCGATCTCGTCCACGCGCCGACGCTGCGGGTGTCAGCCAATCGACCAACTACAGCGTCGAGAGTCAGTCGGATGCAACTTATTACGGACCGTCCTACATGGTCGACAAGCTGTGGAGCGGGGGGCGGAGCCCGGAGTCGGGGCCGAACGTCTATCTGATCAACTGTCATTACCCGATCACCCCTACGTCCTTTCGGCTGCAGTACGGCGTCGTGGTCGAGAAGCCGGCCGGTGTCCCGGACGAGCAGGCCGACCAGATCGCTCGGGCGGTCGCCAACGGTGTCGCGATCGGGTTCGAACAGGACGTGCACATCTGGAAGAACAAGTCCCGTATCGACAACCCACTTCTCTGTGAGGAAGACGGGCCGGTCTACCAGCTTCGACGCTGGTACGAGCAATTCTACGTCGATGCCGAGGACGTCCGGCCGGAGATGGTCAACCGGTTCGAGTACGAGATCGACACCGAGCGGGCGTTGAACAGTTGGCAGACCGAAGTGGACCG
- a CDS encoding VOC family protein codes for MTAQSSGPASTLSLTAIRVTDLPRSAAFYLHGCGFVHERDLETTTFRASIVRAGAAGLELLVPASPEPAEPGNALVKLVLAVDDAAAAVAAACAHGGTVEMSLTLLEKYGTVIGTVRDPDGHLVEFVQTEAAGTA; via the coding sequence ATGACGGCGCAGTCGAGCGGTCCGGCCAGCACTCTCTCGCTCACCGCGATCCGCGTCACGGACTTGCCGCGCTCCGCGGCGTTCTACCTGCACGGTTGTGGATTCGTCCACGAGCGCGATCTGGAGACCACCACGTTTCGGGCGTCCATCGTCCGAGCCGGCGCCGCAGGTCTCGAACTCCTGGTGCCGGCGAGTCCGGAGCCTGCCGAGCCGGGGAATGCGCTGGTCAAGCTGGTGCTCGCCGTCGATGACGCGGCGGCGGCCGTGGCCGCCGCGTGCGCGCACGGGGGCACCGTGGAGATGTCCCTGACTCTGCTGGAGAAGTACGGCACCGTGATCGGCACCGTGCGGGACCCCGATGGCCATCTCGTGGAGTTCGTGCAGACGGAGGCCGCGGGGACCGCGTGA
- a CDS encoding IclR family transcriptional regulator produces the protein MIGCQEDGLSTTRNDEVPVSVVDRVSLVLEALSAGPMTLAKVTARTGLPRSSAHRLLEQLANAGWLARSPEQTYELGVKAYEMGQAALNQNRLLHHARPVMHAFAQRTGFTIQLGVVDRGDTVYLAKVNGRSSGPTPTAVGQRVPAHLTALGKVIMAYSAVPDVRTPRGRQDAGSTATALPLAGKFEDELTHVRDRGAAFDRGDTFPGIACVGVSIGPSEHMYGNMAALSLCAPVGAFDHTKMVAPLRLTAGEIWDRCVRADLATR, from the coding sequence ATGATCGGGTGTCAGGAGGATGGGTTGAGTACGACGCGCAACGACGAGGTCCCCGTGTCCGTCGTGGACCGGGTGTCGCTGGTCCTGGAGGCACTGAGCGCAGGCCCTATGACCTTGGCCAAGGTCACCGCACGCACCGGCCTGCCCCGGTCGTCGGCGCACCGCCTGCTCGAACAGCTCGCCAACGCGGGCTGGTTGGCGCGCTCCCCCGAGCAGACATACGAGCTCGGCGTCAAAGCCTACGAGATGGGACAGGCTGCACTGAACCAGAATCGCTTACTGCACCATGCGCGCCCGGTCATGCACGCCTTCGCACAACGCACCGGCTTCACGATTCAACTCGGGGTCGTCGACCGTGGTGACACGGTCTACCTCGCCAAGGTGAACGGGCGCTCCTCCGGACCCACACCGACCGCGGTCGGACAGCGAGTCCCCGCGCATCTGACCGCATTGGGCAAAGTGATCATGGCGTACTCCGCCGTGCCCGACGTTCGTACACCCCGCGGACGGCAAGATGCCGGCAGCACAGCCACTGCGCTGCCCCTCGCCGGCAAGTTCGAGGACGAGCTGACCCACGTGCGTGACCGTGGCGCCGCGTTCGACCGGGGGGATACGTTCCCCGGAATTGCCTGCGTCGGCGTCTCGATCGGGCCATCCGAGCACATGTACGGAAACATGGCCGCTCTCTCCCTCTGCGCGCCGGTGGGAGCGTTCGATCACACGAAGATGGTCGCCCCCTTGCGCCTGACCGCCGGCGAGATCTGGGATCGATGCGTCAGGGCCGATCTGGCGACTCGCTGA